The genomic segment ttacagcacgcacggagatgagaagggtatgtatggacttgtctaaatCTGGGGGTTagggtgaataagctaaattcccaataagtcggcgtgttcctttaagatcaACTTCAACATGCAGAGGACTTATAATGGCTTTCATGAGAAAAACTATGTTTCCTGTGCTGACCCGGTAAGCAACTCGTGTTGTGCCACCTTCAGGCTGCTGACGCTGTCCCGAGCCTCGTCTAGAACCTGGATGGGCTCAAATCTTCTGGACCTGGTGTCCCAGCACCGAACCGTCCCATCTAGAGACCCtggacacacgcacacgcacacgcacacagacacacagacacacagacacacacacacacacacaatgagttAACACTAAAACACAATTACAATCAGTTAATGATCAGTTTTAGTGTTGATATGTCGGTTATATTTTAACGAAAATACGGACCAAGAAACTTACAAAGACAATTCGATGTTCAAGTGGCAAGATATTTCACATAATACAACACATTGCACTATTCAAGAAAGGACAGAATTGTTACTGAATTATGTATTGTGCGTTGTAAGCATTTCACAGACTCACCAGACAAGATGACAGTTGCCTCCTCGTTGAACTGGACACAGTTGACTTTCTGTGAGCACAACATTTGAGTGAGGACATTAACAAGAACAAATAAATCATAagtacagagacacaaaaagaaCAAGCAAAGTGGAACTATACAGgtgaaacataaacataaatgacTCGGGTTGCAAAGAGTTATAAACGGCAGAACTGACCCCGGCGTGGCCTCGGAGTTTGCGTGTGACCTGGCCTGTGGCGACGTCCCACAGTATCACGGTCTTATCAGAGCTGCAGGAGCACAAGTGACTGTTGTCATAGGAACTGTTGAAAGAGCCAATGAGAAACAAACACTGTCAAAAGATCTCTACAGCACACGtttttagagctgcaactaacgattattttcactgccgattattttctcgattaatcgattagtggtttggtctgtaaaatgtcagaaaatggtgaaaaatgtggatcagtgtttcccaaagcccaaaatGATGTCCTCATAtcacatgtcttgttttgtccccaactcaaagatattcagtttattgtcacagaggagtgaagaaaactagaacatattcacatttaagaagctggagccagatatttttgttcactttttttcataaacaaaatgacaaaaaccaatTGATCGATCATCAAAATATTTGGCAATTTAATTAAtcgttgacaactaatcaatgtAATGTGTTTGCCACTTACACTCATGTTTCACGCATTTTGATGCTATATTACCGACTTACACACGTCCTGACACACTGTGGAAGGAGGCTGGGACAATTCTCTTACCCATCAGCATCCAGAACCTCGTATCCATGGCCGCTGTAGGTCTTCAGCGGGGTCCCTCGGCTCACGCTCCACAGCTTTAGAGATTTGTCACTGCCACAGGACAGCAGGTAGTTCCCATCAGCTGACCAAGCAGGGAGACACGAGACAGAGGCAGGTATAAGATAATGACATTTCACGGATTAATCCTgttggacaaaaaaaagcatgcaaTAAAACAGTAACGGGCAAGCTGTATTTGCCTTGTGCAGTTAAGTGAACTGGACTACAGTAAGACTAGATCATGCAGACCCGGGACCCCCAACTGACAGACTCTTAACCCTCCCCCACCCACAGTCACTCACTAGACGTTACATTAACACACATCCTGGACTATTATCCCTGACTATTGCACATATTTAATAATCTGTGAACTATTAtattgcagtgtttcctctatgttgatttgaccgtggtgGCCCCCCACcttatcagaaatagggctgtattGATAGGGTGCGTGTCGGAgaatgtttgtattttaggtgcattatttaggctacatgctgaagtagttacactgcattaagagaatgtaattaatagtgggtttatttatcaaagttggcctatatagtaactcaaaaaatacagttcaatcacaactgaaaatatgcctcattgtgcgTGTGAATAGCAGTGAATAAATATGGGggttcggacctgcccccactgctaaaaaaaatcctaaaggaaacactgtattgtattatattgtcaTATATGAATTCCCTTTTTCCGAAATTGATGGACATTGTTACATTCAAAACTGCacaatttatgtttaaagttaaagaaaatgatTTACCATGTAACATACGCGCAATGTTTAATGACAGAGATGGGGGATATCACCTAAGAGGACAACGTATGTTCAAACAACTTCTTGTGCGAACTGCGATTAAAAGcatgtgtgtttcagtttgtgGGACGACCTTATGGAATGGACTGAACAATGACATCAAACATAGCCATAATATCATTCAgttcaaaaatacattaaataaatcCATACTTGACAAATACAGAAAAGAATAGACCGAAACATAGGAATGGAATCGTACtgtaaaagtattgtgtaagTTATTGTAAGACCTAAAAGATTGTATGTGAAGTAGGGGCAGGACCTAATAAGCTGTATGCTTCTGCCTGCTCCTTCTCAAACttatccttttttattattattttttgggtctTTGGTAAATTCtgattgtgttttaattttgtggttttaaattttagttttcttttgcaacatatacatatatatatgaaactgacattttttaccATTTCTGACAAAcagctaatcgattaatctctctctctctctctctctctctatctatctatctatctatctatctatctatctatctatctatctatctatctatatatatatatatatatatatatatatattctgtctATGTTCTGTAGCAGCactttgctttattgtttattcccttttaatattattattgtatgcACCAAATACACCAAATCAAATTCCTTGCAAGTATAAACTTACTTTGGTAATAGATCTGATTCAGATTTAAACCGGATTGTTCGCAAGCTGCTTATGCCGATATCTCATCAACAGTCTCTCAACATCAGGATGATACATgtgctgtctctctcctcttacCGTTGAAGCGAACAGCTCTGACAGCTCCTTGCTGACAGTCTATGGTCCTGAGCAGATGTTGAGGGAGCTGAGGGGCCTGAGGTCTGGGTTCAGGGAACGCCATGATGACAAAACCTGGGGGAGaaacacatcacacagacaCGTGAGCCACACTAACAACTTAAACCCCTTCATGACAGTGGTGTAGCTAGTTTTATACTCTCCTTTTTCAACAAAGCTTTAAATACTGGCTACACAAGCTATAAGCAAGGTTAGCATTATTTCTTGTCACATGTAAGTGAATGCACTTTATTAGCTTTCCTAGAGGAAACTAATGGAAGTTACCATAATACGAAAGTTCTACTAGCTTGAACGTTATTTAGACAGAAGCAGACAGCTTtttaacgtcagctaacgttgaGCATTTCCAACTCACAGTAGTTTTTCCGCGCTACTTACTTATTTAACTTACTTGCACCGTTTCACCAGAG from the Perca flavescens isolate YP-PL-M2 chromosome 2, PFLA_1.0, whole genome shotgun sequence genome contains:
- the wdr83 gene encoding WD repeat domain-containing protein 83; its protein translation is MAFPEPRPQAPQLPQHLLRTIDCQQGAVRAVRFNADGNYLLSCGSDKSLKLWSVSRGTPLKTYSGHGYEVLDADGSYDNSHLCSCSSDKTVILWDVATGQVTRKLRGHAGKVNCVQFNEEATVILSGSLDGTVRCWDTRSRRFEPIQVLDEARDSVSSLKVAQHELLTGSVDGRVRRYDLRMGQLHVDFISSPITCVCFSQDGQCTLSSSLDSTVRLLDKSTGEMLGEYSGHKMKGYKLDCCLSSKDTHVLSCSEDGHVYFWDLVEGSLSLKLPVGKAVVQSLSFHPTETCLLTAMEGRVQVWGAEPEDTEEDAAAT